Proteins encoded together in one Kutzneria kofuensis window:
- a CDS encoding C40 family peptidase, which translates to MLIGGIGQAVVNALFGSSSTQPSQEALADIPADYLALYRQATSACPGLDWSILAAIGKIETNHGRSALPGVSSGENYAGAGGPMQFLQSTFDGVVARHPLPAGGATPPSRYNPHDAIYAAAYYLCDSGAPKDLRKAIFAYNHADWYVDEVLAQAKKYGDAMVGTGDCKNIQAPTPAAIRAINFACGQLGLPYQWGGNGPAQGDKGFDCSGLTMAAYNAAGISLPRTAQTQYNAGPLVPAGQPLLPGDLVFYGTPGNVHHVGLYIGAGKMVHAPDFGQPIQVSDYRWNGDDYLAASRPAVDSRM; encoded by the coding sequence ATGCTCATCGGCGGCATCGGCCAAGCCGTCGTCAATGCCCTCTTCGGCAGCAGCAGCACCCAACCCAGCCAGGAAGCACTCGCCGACATCCCCGCTGACTACCTCGCCCTCTATCGGCAAGCCACCAGCGCGTGCCCTGGCCTGGACTGGTCGATCCTCGCCGCCATCGGCAAGATCGAAACCAACCACGGGCGTTCAGCGTTGCCGGGCGTCTCCAGCGGAGAAAACTATGCTGGCGCAGGCGGACCTATGCAGTTTCTGCAGTCCACATTCGACGGTGTTGTCGCCCGGCATCCGCTGCCGGCAGGTGGTGCCACACCGCCGTCGCGGTACAACCCGCATGACGCGATCTACGCCGCGGCGTACTACCTCTGCGACTCGGGCGCGCCCAAGGACCTTCGCAAGGCGATCTTCGCCTACAACCACGCCGACTGGTACGTCGACGAAGTTCTCGCGCAGGCGAAGAAGTACGGCGACGCGATGGTCGGAACCGGCGACTGCAAGAACATCCAGGCACCGACACCCGCGGCCATCAGGGCGATCAACTTCGCTTGCGGCCAACTCGGACTGCCCTACCAGTGGGGCGGCAATGGACCAGCCCAGGGCGACAAGGGCTTCGACTGCTCCGGCTTGACCATGGCGGCCTACAACGCAGCCGGCATCTCGCTGCCGAGAACGGCCCAGACCCAATACAACGCCGGCCCGCTGGTGCCCGCTGGGCAGCCGCTACTGCCGGGAGATCTCGTCTTTTACGGCACACCAGGCAACGTCCACCATGTCGGTCTGTACATTGGTGCCGGCAAGATGGTGCACGCACCAGATTTCGGACAGCCTATTCAGGTCAGCGACTACCGCTGGAACGGTGACGACTACCTAGCGGCGTCACGCCCGGCTGTCGATTCACGGATGTAA
- a CDS encoding replication-relaxation family protein, producing MISNPTPQRALRGHMPQRPTPRAATTGEHHAQLAGRLTLRDRWLARMLHEHKVFTTQQIVELCYPSMRAANHRLLDLFKWRVIDRFQPFVSSGTAPMHYVLDIAGAVALAYEDGLDPKKIGYRHEDAIGIAHSLRLAHTVGVNGFFTTLIALSRRPGARGRLTAWWSELRCGRLFGDMVRPDAYGRWREDGQQIEFFLEFDFGTEDLATLGRKLYGYEKLATATGITTPVLVWLPTNRRETTARRALSDALSQLDRPALVPVATSAADVAGMAGENNPAVARWLPVSGPPPHRPGRLRLVELAQLWPQTDPPSTAPSSTAVPAQQAPAELTAPDPFPPAAPTSRFRR from the coding sequence ATGATTTCGAACCCCACCCCTCAGCGAGCGTTGCGCGGCCACATGCCGCAGCGCCCCACCCCACGAGCCGCCACCACCGGAGAGCACCACGCCCAGCTCGCTGGCCGGCTCACGCTCCGGGACCGGTGGCTGGCCCGAATGCTGCACGAGCACAAGGTTTTCACCACTCAGCAGATCGTCGAACTGTGCTACCCGAGCATGCGCGCGGCCAACCACCGGCTGCTCGACCTGTTCAAGTGGCGTGTCATCGACCGGTTCCAGCCATTCGTCAGCTCCGGCACCGCGCCAATGCACTACGTGCTTGACATCGCCGGAGCGGTCGCCCTGGCCTACGAGGACGGTCTCGACCCGAAGAAGATCGGCTACCGGCACGAAGACGCCATCGGGATCGCGCACTCCCTGCGCCTGGCCCACACCGTCGGGGTCAACGGCTTCTTCACCACCCTGATCGCGCTCAGCCGGCGACCCGGCGCCCGCGGGCGGCTGACCGCGTGGTGGTCCGAGCTGCGCTGCGGCCGGTTGTTCGGCGACATGGTCCGACCCGACGCCTACGGCCGGTGGCGCGAGGACGGACAGCAGATCGAGTTCTTCCTTGAATTCGACTTCGGCACCGAAGATCTCGCCACGCTCGGCCGCAAGCTCTACGGCTACGAGAAACTCGCCACCGCAACGGGAATCACCACCCCGGTCTTGGTGTGGCTGCCCACCAACCGCCGCGAAACTACGGCACGACGGGCGCTCAGTGACGCACTGTCCCAGCTCGACCGCCCGGCACTCGTGCCGGTCGCTACCAGCGCAGCGGACGTCGCGGGCATGGCCGGCGAGAACAACCCCGCCGTCGCACGATGGCTGCCGGTCTCCGGCCCGCCACCACATCGCCCCGGCCGGCTCCGCCTCGTCGAGCTCGCCCAGCTCTGGCCACAGACCGACCCACCCAGCACGGCGCCGTCCTCGACCGCGGTCCCCGCCCAGCAGGCACCTGCGGAGCTCACCGCGCCGGATCCGTTTCCTCCAGCCGCACCAACCAGCCGCTTCCGGAGGTGA
- a CDS encoding helicase HerA domain-containing protein translates to MSWPITTTPLSTLVPPRVEQAAEVLASPVGDYLRDPLGAFQNVLAHLRDLALTWGPVVGPVLAVAVAAAVIARRRWRRRYHQRLMTDARLVTVLAPPTVDPTGAITVWSNLVGLLRPGWLRRFGGQPHLAFELTFTDDGVQIRLWVPGLVPPGMVERAIEAAWPGAHTRTTPAKPPIPTTAAAGRRVEAVGGELRLARSEALPIRTEHPADPIRAMLGAPVGLGPHERACVQILARPVAGHRVTKARRAARRVHAGGSVHLVGRLLDAITPGKTPKPSTSTRTPQLDRQTSLEYAAQDRAVVEKLRANQFETRIRYAVATTVPEDATSGEVQAVREVLRGRGHAIASAFAAYSEHNYYRRVRLRREPVAVLAERRLGKGDLLSIPELAAIAHLPIDESTPGLQRAGAKAVPPPPGIATIGEQIKPLGLSDSGHSRPVGLHVADARHHLHILGATGSGKSELMARMILADAEAGRGVVVVDPKGDLVSDILMRLPEELGEKVVLFDADSRARPPVLNPLAGADKARAVDNLVSIFSRIYASSWGPRTDDILRAGLLTLTAMPGTPTLVDLPKLLTVPAFRQRACDQIDDEVLKGFWSWYDDLSEASRAQVIAPLMNKVRGFLLRPFVRAAIAGGQSTVDMDEVLNTGGICLVRIARDALGMETARLVGSIVVARTWQAATRRARVPQRQRRDCGLYIDECHNFLNLAYPLEDMLAEARGYRLSMALAHQYLGQLPKELEEGISTNARSKIFFNASPEDAKKLARHTMPRLSDHDLSNLGVYHVAARLVLGGEEAPPFTAVTEKLPPAIPGRAKAIRKAARVNTCPPATDSNAVAGHTTQTTVDPRRAA, encoded by the coding sequence ATGTCCTGGCCAATCACCACCACACCCCTGTCCACCCTGGTCCCTCCACGGGTCGAGCAGGCCGCGGAGGTCCTCGCCTCACCGGTCGGCGACTACCTGCGTGACCCGCTCGGCGCATTCCAGAACGTGCTGGCGCACCTGCGCGACCTCGCCCTGACCTGGGGCCCGGTCGTCGGGCCGGTGCTCGCGGTCGCCGTCGCCGCAGCGGTCATCGCGCGGCGGCGGTGGCGCCGCCGCTACCACCAGCGCCTGATGACCGACGCCCGCCTCGTCACCGTGCTCGCGCCGCCCACAGTCGACCCCACGGGCGCGATCACCGTGTGGTCCAACCTCGTCGGCCTCCTGCGACCAGGATGGCTGCGCCGCTTCGGCGGACAACCGCACCTGGCCTTCGAGCTGACTTTCACCGACGACGGCGTGCAGATCCGCCTGTGGGTACCCGGCCTGGTGCCGCCCGGCATGGTCGAACGCGCCATCGAGGCCGCCTGGCCCGGCGCTCACACCCGCACCACCCCCGCCAAGCCCCCGATCCCGACCACGGCGGCAGCAGGCCGACGCGTCGAAGCCGTCGGCGGCGAGCTGCGGTTGGCCCGCTCGGAAGCCCTGCCGATCCGCACCGAGCACCCGGCTGACCCCATCCGGGCGATGCTCGGCGCACCGGTCGGGCTCGGCCCGCACGAGCGGGCCTGCGTGCAGATCCTCGCCCGCCCCGTCGCCGGCCACCGGGTGACCAAGGCGCGCCGCGCGGCCCGGCGAGTGCACGCGGGCGGCTCGGTCCACCTGGTCGGGCGGCTGCTCGACGCCATCACGCCGGGCAAGACCCCGAAGCCGTCGACCAGCACGCGGACACCGCAGCTGGATCGGCAGACCAGCCTGGAGTACGCAGCCCAGGACCGCGCGGTCGTGGAGAAGCTGCGGGCGAACCAGTTCGAGACCCGCATCCGCTACGCGGTGGCCACCACGGTGCCCGAGGACGCCACCTCGGGCGAGGTTCAGGCGGTGCGGGAGGTGCTGCGGGGCCGCGGGCACGCGATCGCCTCGGCGTTCGCCGCCTACTCCGAGCACAACTACTACCGCCGGGTTCGGCTGCGCCGCGAGCCGGTCGCCGTGCTGGCCGAACGCCGACTCGGCAAGGGCGACCTGCTCTCGATCCCCGAGTTGGCCGCGATCGCGCATCTGCCGATCGACGAGTCGACTCCTGGCCTGCAGCGGGCCGGCGCGAAGGCCGTGCCGCCTCCGCCGGGCATCGCCACCATCGGCGAGCAGATCAAGCCCCTGGGGCTGTCGGACTCCGGGCACTCCCGCCCGGTCGGCCTGCACGTCGCCGACGCCCGACACCACCTGCACATCCTCGGCGCCACCGGCTCCGGCAAGTCCGAGCTGATGGCCCGGATGATCCTGGCCGACGCCGAGGCCGGCCGCGGTGTCGTCGTGGTCGACCCCAAGGGCGACCTGGTCAGCGACATCCTCATGCGCCTGCCCGAGGAACTCGGCGAGAAGGTCGTGCTGTTCGACGCCGACTCCCGAGCCCGCCCACCGGTACTGAACCCCTTGGCGGGTGCGGACAAGGCCCGCGCAGTCGACAACCTGGTGTCGATCTTCTCCCGGATCTACGCCTCTTCCTGGGGGCCGCGCACCGACGACATCCTCCGCGCCGGGCTGCTCACGCTGACCGCGATGCCCGGCACGCCGACCCTGGTCGACCTGCCCAAGCTGCTCACCGTGCCGGCGTTCCGGCAACGAGCCTGCGACCAGATCGACGACGAGGTCCTCAAGGGCTTCTGGTCCTGGTACGACGACCTGTCCGAAGCCAGCCGGGCGCAAGTGATCGCGCCGCTGATGAACAAGGTCCGCGGTTTTCTCTTGCGTCCCTTCGTCCGCGCTGCCATCGCCGGCGGTCAGTCCACGGTGGACATGGACGAAGTGCTCAACACCGGCGGCATCTGCCTGGTGCGCATCGCTCGTGACGCACTGGGAATGGAAACCGCGCGGCTGGTCGGCTCGATCGTCGTGGCGCGCACCTGGCAGGCCGCGACTCGCCGCGCTCGCGTCCCGCAGCGTCAACGCCGCGACTGCGGGCTGTACATCGACGAGTGCCACAACTTCTTGAACTTGGCCTATCCGTTGGAGGACATGCTCGCCGAGGCCCGTGGTTACCGGCTCTCTATGGCGTTGGCGCACCAGTACCTCGGGCAGCTACCGAAGGAGCTCGAAGAGGGCATCAGCACCAACGCCCGCAGCAAGATCTTCTTTAACGCCTCGCCCGAGGACGCGAAGAAGCTGGCCCGGCACACCATGCCGCGGCTGAGTGATCACGACCTGTCCAACCTCGGCGTCTACCACGTCGCAGCCCGGCTCGTCCTGGGCGGTGAGGAAGCACCGCCGTTCACCGCGGTCACCGAGAAACTTCCGCCCGCGATTCCCGGACGCGCTAAGGCAATCCGCAAGGCCGCCAGAGTCAACACCTGTCCGCCCGCCACCGACTCCAACGCGGTCGCGGGTCACACAACGCAGACCACTGTGGACCCGCGCCGCGCGGCCTAG
- a CDS encoding GP88 family protein yields MSTSLPISATVRRPARLLTQNSEMRQIGVWNWSLPAWAGRLPDGRTYNTCPSAGICAQACYARHGTYTWPVVRAKHQANLTYVLDDLAGWQAAMVAELSATKFRGAWIRIHDSGDFFSDSYLQAWLDICRARPDTNFYAYTKEVSRFRALVEPDPPPNFLWVYSYGGTQDAALNPAVDRVADVFPDESAIAEAGWASQEASDLLAVLGPRLVGVPANRIPAYLKRLAGRRFSEWQAEVDAERAARRGRQHLRLVVDNTRSDHRHPPTAEPSSMPGDQPRAA; encoded by the coding sequence TCTACATCATTGCCCATTTCCGCCACAGTCCGGCGACCCGCTCGGCTCCTGACGCAAAACAGCGAGATGCGCCAGATCGGCGTATGGAACTGGTCGCTGCCCGCCTGGGCCGGGCGACTGCCCGATGGTCGTACCTACAACACCTGTCCCAGCGCCGGAATCTGCGCCCAAGCGTGCTACGCGCGGCATGGCACCTACACCTGGCCGGTCGTCCGGGCCAAGCATCAGGCGAACCTCACCTATGTCCTCGACGACCTGGCAGGCTGGCAGGCCGCGATGGTCGCCGAACTCAGCGCGACCAAGTTCCGCGGCGCGTGGATCAGAATTCATGACAGCGGCGATTTCTTTTCCGACTCCTATCTTCAGGCATGGCTGGATATCTGCCGTGCACGCCCCGATACGAATTTCTATGCCTACACCAAAGAGGTGTCTCGCTTCCGGGCACTTGTCGAGCCTGACCCGCCGCCGAATTTTCTGTGGGTCTACTCCTACGGCGGGACACAGGATGCCGCGCTGAATCCTGCCGTCGATCGGGTCGCGGATGTGTTTCCCGACGAGTCCGCGATCGCCGAGGCGGGCTGGGCCTCGCAGGAAGCCAGCGACCTGCTCGCGGTCCTGGGCCCGCGGCTGGTCGGGGTGCCGGCCAACCGCATTCCCGCCTACCTCAAGCGGTTGGCCGGGCGCCGGTTCTCCGAGTGGCAAGCCGAGGTCGACGCCGAACGCGCCGCCCGCCGAGGCCGCCAGCACCTGCGGCTCGTCGTCGACAACACCCGCTCCGACCACCGCCATCCGCCCACAGCCGAGCCCAGCTCGATGCCGGGCGACCAGCCACGGGCGGCCTGA